A genome region from Bombilactobacillus bombi includes the following:
- a CDS encoding ABC transporter ATP-binding protein — protein MIIDVQNLVKRYKELTALNHVNLQVQPGEILGLIGPNGSGKSTLINCILALLKYDRGEIKIFDQPMTPNNYAVKSRIGIVPQEIAVFTELTVQENISYYCGLYIHDHQELTTKVQQAIELVGLKDFVKFYPKQLSGGLARRLNIACGIAHQPELIFLDEPTVAVDPQSRNHILESIKYLNEQGATIVYTTHYMEEVELLCDHIVILDQGQIIAQGTTEELKAMVKNHEKILLNIPLLTSVQVQTIQQLPAIQQVSYQNQQLEITSADLEQTMLPLLEYLQQEKIVYANIHTQQVSLNDVFLTITGRQLRD, from the coding sequence ATGATTATTGATGTACAAAATTTGGTTAAACGTTATAAAGAGTTAACAGCGCTCAATCATGTGAATTTACAAGTTCAACCTGGAGAAATATTAGGATTGATCGGCCCCAATGGTAGTGGCAAATCCACACTGATTAATTGTATTTTGGCACTTTTGAAATATGATCGTGGTGAAATTAAAATTTTTGATCAACCAATGACACCTAATAATTATGCTGTGAAAAGTCGTATTGGTATTGTTCCGCAAGAAATTGCCGTTTTTACAGAATTAACTGTGCAAGAAAATATTAGTTACTATTGCGGCTTATATATTCATGATCATCAAGAATTAACTACTAAAGTTCAACAAGCTATTGAATTAGTAGGGCTTAAGGATTTCGTGAAGTTTTATCCTAAACAGCTTAGTGGTGGTTTAGCTAGAAGATTGAACATTGCTTGCGGAATAGCCCATCAACCAGAATTAATCTTTTTAGATGAACCAACAGTAGCAGTAGATCCACAAAGTCGGAATCATATTTTGGAAAGTATCAAATATTTAAATGAGCAAGGGGCGACTATTGTCTATACTACGCACTATATGGAAGAAGTAGAGCTTTTATGCGATCATATTGTAATTTTGGATCAAGGACAAATCATTGCTCAAGGGACAACAGAAGAACTTAAAGCCATGGTCAAGAATCATGAAAAAATACTATTAAATATACCACTTTTAACTTCAGTTCAAGTACAGACAATTCAGCAATTACCAGCTATTCAGCAAGTGAGTTATCAAAATCAACAATTAGAAATTACAAGTGCTGACTTAGAACAAACAATGTTGCCGCTATTAGAGTATTTACAGCAAGAAAAGATTGTTTACGCTAATATTCATACTCAACAAGTATCTTTGAATGATGTCTTTTTAACAATTACCGGGCGTCAATTGCGCGACTAG
- a CDS encoding helix-turn-helix domain-containing protein, translating to MVNLLGEYIKQNNINITEMAQNIGISRPALSKLAHQKIVPPKTSISTLVAIALYLNVNFNELFPLALTDFDIKFYFLSPFKNSSTKNWQTATGFISATFKLENIIRNLPISLELDIDNNYNVFLQFWPTQKNTDDSIQQFLRYLDNPTNLNPNVIKENIYIAKYLVKEILNFLKIQLTQIFSEYQTKFVIINFYSNIDKANVLVTDNFEIKQT from the coding sequence TTGGTTAATTTATTAGGTGAATATATCAAACAAAATAATATTAATATTACAGAAATGGCCCAAAATATTGGCATTTCTAGACCCGCTTTGTCTAAGTTGGCTCACCAAAAGATTGTTCCACCCAAAACCAGTATTAGTACTTTAGTAGCCATTGCACTTTATTTAAATGTTAATTTCAACGAGCTTTTCCCTTTGGCGCTAACCGATTTTGATATTAAATTCTATTTTTTATCCCCTTTTAAAAATTCTTCTACTAAAAATTGGCAAACGGCCACAGGATTTATTAGCGCTACTTTTAAATTGGAAAATATTATTCGCAACTTGCCAATTAGTCTAGAATTAGATATTGATAATAATTACAATGTTTTTTTGCAATTTTGGCCAACACAAAAAAACACCGATGATTCTATCCAACAATTTTTGCGATATCTCGATAACCCAACTAATCTCAACCCCAATGTAATTAAAGAAAATATTTATATTGCCAAATATCTGGTCAAGGAAATTTTAAATTTTTTAAAAATTCAATTAACGCAAATTTTTTCTGAGTATCAAACTAAATTTGTCATTATTAATTTTTATAGCAATATTGATAAAGCAAATGTTCTAGTCACTGACAATTTTGAAATCAAGCAAACCTAA
- a CDS encoding ABC transporter ATP-binding protein: protein MFHVMKNRISLMSVFGAIVFMSLQVLGTLYIPNITSDIVNNGITRGDTHYIIVAGIRMLVVSLFVVIASFMNVLLASQASQKLGQNLRNDIYRKVLYMSNDEFDQVGTSSLITRTTNDVVQIQNVTLMMLRMMIMAPIMMIGASFMAYQKNQQLTKIFVFVLPILVIVIGITMYFAVPLFKAMQKKIDRLNLVFREGLTGVRVIRAFRQDDWEQERFDVANKDYTHNAQKVFSIMAVMYPLMTLIMSGTNISITWFGAKYIANQSMEVGNLIAFMTYAMQILMSCMMLSMIFVFVPRAQASATRINEVLKMKSDIKEDTQADVLHNEPADLQFEQVDFGYQGAQECAIKAVDFHVKAGQTLGIIGGTGSGKTTLVSLIARMYDAQTGLIKLDNHDIRSLSLREINDQVSLAPQKAVLFKGTVRDNLKYGNSKANDEQLWHALEIAQAADFIKEEQGLDTLVEQGGDNFSGGQKQRLAIARALVKEASIYVFDDSFSALDFKTDSLLRQALHNDSRMQSKVMVIVGQRISTIADADVIIVLDHGKMVGRGTHQELKQNNRTYQEIIKSQIKGETVNG, encoded by the coding sequence ATGTTTCATGTTATGAAGAACCGAATTTCGCTGATGAGCGTTTTCGGTGCGATTGTTTTTATGTCCCTGCAAGTTTTAGGAACTTTGTACATTCCTAATATTACCTCTGACATTGTCAATAATGGTATTACAAGGGGCGACACACATTATATCATAGTTGCTGGTATAAGAATGCTAGTAGTATCTTTGTTTGTTGTGATTGCCTCTTTTATGAATGTCTTATTGGCATCCCAAGCTTCACAAAAACTAGGACAAAATTTACGTAATGATATTTATCGTAAAGTGTTGTATATGTCCAATGATGAATTTGATCAGGTCGGAACTTCATCATTAATTACACGAACTACTAATGATGTCGTTCAAATTCAAAACGTAACTTTAATGATGTTGCGAATGATGATTATGGCACCGATTATGATGATTGGTGCCAGCTTTATGGCCTATCAAAAAAATCAACAATTAACAAAAATTTTTGTTTTTGTTTTACCTATTTTAGTTATCGTTATTGGAATTACGATGTATTTTGCAGTTCCTTTATTTAAAGCGATGCAAAAAAAGATAGATCGTCTGAATTTAGTTTTTCGCGAAGGCTTAACTGGTGTGCGGGTTATTCGTGCATTTCGGCAAGATGATTGGGAACAAGAACGATTCGATGTCGCTAATAAGGATTACACACATAACGCTCAGAAAGTTTTTTCCATTATGGCTGTTATGTATCCCTTAATGACTTTGATTATGAGTGGTACTAATATTAGTATTACTTGGTTTGGTGCTAAATATATTGCTAATCAAAGTATGGAAGTTGGTAATTTAATTGCTTTTATGACTTACGCAATGCAAATTTTGATGAGTTGTATGATGCTTTCGATGATTTTTGTTTTTGTTCCTCGAGCCCAAGCTTCAGCTACTCGAATTAATGAAGTTTTGAAGATGAAAAGTGATATTAAAGAAGATACCCAAGCTGATGTTTTGCATAATGAACCTGCAGATTTGCAATTTGAACAAGTGGATTTTGGCTATCAGGGTGCACAAGAATGTGCAATCAAAGCTGTCGATTTTCATGTTAAGGCTGGTCAAACATTAGGTATTATTGGGGGAACTGGTTCGGGTAAAACAACTTTAGTTAGTTTGATTGCACGAATGTATGATGCCCAAACAGGATTAATCAAACTAGATAATCATGATATTCGTTCTTTGTCCTTGCGTGAAATTAATGACCAGGTTTCTTTGGCACCACAAAAGGCGGTTCTCTTTAAAGGAACTGTAAGAGATAATCTCAAATATGGCAATTCCAAGGCTAATGATGAGCAATTATGGCATGCTTTAGAAATTGCCCAAGCAGCAGATTTTATTAAAGAAGAACAAGGATTAGATACTCTTGTAGAACAAGGTGGAGATAATTTTTCAGGTGGTCAAAAGCAACGCTTAGCCATTGCTCGTGCTTTGGTCAAAGAAGCGTCAATTTATGTTTTCGATGATTCTTTTTCTGCATTGGATTTCAAGACGGACTCGCTATTAAGACAAGCATTGCATAATGATTCAAGAATGCAGAGCAAAGTTATGGTTATTGTCGGTCAAAGAATTTCAACAATTGCAGACGCAGATGTCATTATTGTCTTAGATCATGGTAAGATGGTTGGCCGCGGAACTCACCAAGAGCTCAAGCAAAACAACCGTACTTATCAAGAAATTATTAAATCACAGATTAAGGGGGAAACTGTTAATGGCTAG
- a CDS encoding serine hydrolase domain-containing protein, translating to MYLLDKIQNLVTSQIVPGVSYAYLNHQQITKGTKGVNTWQPQITALPSNPLYDLASLTKVIGTTTVLLHLIEQEKLSYDTPIQQWLPTFCDSRVTLRHLMTHTSGIQGYIPHRDHLNASELVQALLQLPVTSDFEKVIKYTDTGLILAGLIIEKIYELPVQTVIEQVVLHPLDLKSATFSPIKDNCVVTTTRRGRHLQGIVQDPKAQQLGKHCGSAGLFASLDDLIRFSQFMLGQLTIPAAPLKRNTIKNLYQSFTKIEPGRSFGWDLKWNQNQEPVLYHTGYTGNFIALDWQQQRGLIVLSNRVHPYNDNQRFLAARQAIMELFLQN from the coding sequence ATGTATTTACTAGATAAAATTCAAAATTTAGTTACATCACAAATCGTTCCAGGAGTTAGTTATGCGTATCTCAATCACCAACAAATAACTAAAGGAACTAAGGGAGTTAATACTTGGCAACCACAGATAACGGCATTACCTAGTAATCCTTTGTATGATTTGGCTTCTTTAACTAAAGTAATCGGGACAACGACTGTTTTGCTGCACTTAATTGAGCAAGAAAAACTCTCGTATGATACTCCTATTCAGCAGTGGCTGCCAACATTTTGTGATTCACGCGTGACTTTACGTCATTTAATGACGCACACTTCGGGGATTCAAGGTTATATTCCGCATCGTGATCACCTAAATGCTTCTGAATTAGTACAAGCCCTGTTGCAATTACCAGTGACAAGCGATTTTGAAAAAGTAATTAAATATACAGATACGGGACTTATCTTAGCCGGATTGATTATTGAAAAAATTTACGAATTACCTGTACAAACAGTGATTGAACAAGTAGTCTTACACCCCTTAGATTTAAAATCCGCCACATTTTCGCCTATAAAAGATAACTGTGTAGTAACGACAACACGTCGCGGTCGCCATCTTCAAGGTATCGTGCAAGATCCCAAAGCTCAACAATTAGGCAAGCACTGTGGATCGGCAGGATTATTTGCAAGTTTAGATGATTTAATTCGTTTTAGTCAATTTATGTTAGGTCAGTTAACTATACCTGCAGCACCCCTAAAAAGAAATACGATTAAAAATTTGTATCAAAGTTTTACTAAAATAGAGCCAGGACGTTCGTTCGGCTGGGATTTAAAATGGAACCAAAACCAAGAACCGGTATTATATCATACAGGTTACACAGGAAATTTTATTGCATTGGATTGGCAACAACAGCGAGGTTTGATTGTCCTGAGTAATCGGGTGCACCCTTACAATGATAATCAGCGCTTTTTGGCAGCACGCCAAGCTATTATGGAGTTATTTTTACAAAATTAG
- a CDS encoding response regulator transcription factor: MLKIVVVDDDRLVTQALTTIINANSNLQVVACGHDGKQAIQAYEQYQPDVLLLDIRMPEQSGLVATQTIMQAHPQAKILLLTTFVDDEYIQQALQLGVKGYLVKQNLDAIIPAIKAVANNQSVFGNEIMNKIQPVAHTHIDVFSQDLTTREQEILTQVAAGKNNKEIAQSIYLSEGTVRNYISQLLDKLQVRDRTQLAIYYYQNCQN; the protein is encoded by the coding sequence ATGCTTAAAATAGTTGTAGTTGATGACGATCGACTAGTTACTCAAGCTTTAACAACAATTATCAATGCTAATTCTAATTTACAAGTAGTTGCTTGTGGTCACGATGGAAAACAAGCAATCCAAGCCTATGAACAATATCAGCCGGATGTTTTATTATTAGATATTCGCATGCCAGAGCAAAGTGGATTAGTTGCTACACAGACAATTATGCAAGCACATCCGCAGGCTAAAATTTTACTTTTAACAACCTTTGTTGATGATGAATATATTCAACAAGCTTTACAATTAGGTGTTAAGGGCTATCTTGTTAAGCAAAATCTTGATGCTATTATTCCTGCCATTAAAGCAGTAGCTAACAATCAATCTGTTTTTGGCAATGAAATTATGAATAAAATTCAACCTGTTGCTCATACCCATATTGATGTCTTTAGTCAAGATTTAACCACTAGAGAGCAAGAAATTTTAACTCAAGTTGCTGCTGGTAAAAACAATAAAGAAATTGCACAAAGCATCTATTTAAGTGAAGGCACCGTGCGCAATTACATCAGTCAATTATTAGATAAATTACAAGTTCGAGACCGAACTCAGTTAGCCATCTATTACTATCAAAATTGTCAAAATTAA
- a CDS encoding sensor histidine kinase, with protein MKLAHNIIGELIFFLILGVALLIHQQFQPYMIIYLLLSIVSLNLQILLPHPWGDYFLICILGIFACWYPRLSYFFPMISRWILLSASPNTLIFLMIPLIWQHNWTSLLISGAVILAIYFDFQNHRWQQLNQSRLQLLDDSFEKQAQLQAQNLALKANEQTKIQLQLAQERNHIARDIHDNVGHLLSSSIIQLGAIQTINQDHQLKPVLTQLNLTLNQAMTSIRVSVHDIQQHSLTLSQALKPIIADFSFCPLQIQGSIFKDLSNTFNNVIIMTIKEALTNIMKHSQAHQVLLKFQILPAFYQVQILNDGPQNTEFNRGMGLISMQQRAEEVGGQLHIYQGKNKFLITLILPKKDFKYA; from the coding sequence GTGAAATTAGCACATAATATTATTGGTGAATTAATTTTTTTCTTAATTTTAGGAGTAGCCTTACTCATACATCAACAGTTCCAACCATATATGATTATTTATTTATTATTAAGTATTGTCAGCCTTAATTTACAAATTTTATTGCCGCATCCTTGGGGTGATTATTTCTTGATATGCATCTTAGGCATTTTTGCTTGTTGGTATCCTCGATTAAGCTATTTCTTTCCCATGATAAGCCGTTGGATATTGTTGTCAGCATCTCCCAATACATTAATTTTTTTGATGATACCTTTAATTTGGCAGCATAATTGGACTAGTTTACTCATTAGTGGAGCAGTAATATTAGCAATTTACTTTGATTTTCAAAATCATCGTTGGCAACAATTAAATCAAAGTCGTCTACAATTGCTAGATGATAGCTTTGAAAAACAAGCGCAACTGCAAGCACAAAATCTAGCTTTAAAAGCTAATGAACAAACAAAGATTCAATTACAGCTAGCTCAAGAACGTAATCACATTGCCCGCGATATACATGACAATGTTGGTCATCTATTATCCAGTAGTATTATTCAATTAGGAGCTATTCAAACTATTAATCAAGATCACCAGTTAAAACCTGTTTTAACTCAATTAAATTTGACTCTCAATCAAGCGATGACTAGTATTCGCGTTAGTGTTCATGACATTCAGCAACATTCCTTAACCTTGTCCCAAGCGCTAAAACCAATAATTGCAGATTTTTCTTTTTGCCCACTGCAAATCCAAGGATCTATCTTTAAAGACTTGTCCAACACTTTCAATAATGTCATTATCATGACTATCAAAGAAGCCTTAACGAATATTATGAAGCATTCACAAGCTCATCAAGTCCTACTAAAATTCCAAATACTACCAGCCTTTTATCAAGTTCAAATTCTCAATGATGGTCCTCAAAACACGGAGTTTAATCGAGGTATGGGTTTAATCAGCATGCAGCAACGGGCCGAAGAAGTTGGCGGACAATTGCATATATATCAAGGAAAAAACAAATTTTTAATTACTTTAATTTTGCCAAAGAAGGATTTCAAATATGCTTAA
- a CDS encoding ABC transporter ATP-binding protein, with translation MASHGPHGAMMMNKRKPKNFWGTLARLFHYMSGYVFSLILVIILAITSTIFQIKTPKVLGEATTEIYKGVMAGIAQQKAGFNLSKFPINFGKIEHILLIVAGMYVLSALFNFFQQLLMTRASQQTVYKLRKDLKRQMKLLPISYYDTHNNGDIMSRAINDMDNIAGTLQQSITQLITSIVMLVGTLWMMFTISWQLTLIALATVPLSLVIIGIIAPRSQKAFAAQQKSLGLLNNQVEENYSGHLEVKTFNHEEQSLSEFESENDKFYKSAWKAQFLAGIMMPLMTFANNLGYVAVAIYGGIQVSHGRLPIGDIQAFLQYTQQFSQPITQLANLANTIQATVASAERIFEVLDEQQMAQTPVDVPDISTDKLIQLDHVQFGYDGQDLLMTDYSLDVNPGEMIAIVGPTGAGKTTIINLLERFYDIKGGSIRLNGQDTRNLTREQLRSHFAMVLQDTWLFTGTIYDNLKYGREDATEDEIIAAAKAAHVDEFVRQLPQGYKTILNEEASNISQGQRQLLTIARAFVANPEILILDEATSSVDTRTESQIQHAMESLLKDRTSFVVAHRLSTIQDADKIIVMNHGSIVETGNHEQLLAKKGFYADLYNSQFSGNVTI, from the coding sequence ATGGCTAGTCATGGTCCACATGGAGCAATGATGATGAATAAGCGCAAACCCAAGAATTTTTGGGGAACTTTGGCACGTTTATTTCATTATATGTCTGGATATGTTTTTTCCTTGATTTTAGTAATTATTTTGGCTATCACTTCCACTATTTTCCAAATAAAAACTCCTAAGGTTTTAGGTGAAGCCACTACTGAAATATATAAGGGTGTAATGGCGGGGATTGCCCAGCAAAAAGCGGGCTTTAATCTTAGTAAATTCCCGATTAATTTTGGCAAGATTGAACATATATTGTTAATTGTTGCAGGAATGTATGTTTTGTCGGCATTATTTAACTTTTTTCAGCAATTATTGATGACGCGTGCTTCACAGCAAACAGTTTATAAGCTGCGTAAAGATTTAAAACGCCAAATGAAATTATTGCCTATCAGTTACTATGATACGCATAATAATGGTGATATTATGTCACGAGCTATTAACGATATGGATAATATTGCCGGGACGCTTCAACAAAGTATTACACAACTGATTACTAGTATTGTAATGTTAGTGGGTACATTGTGGATGATGTTTACTATTAGTTGGCAATTAACATTAATTGCTTTGGCAACAGTACCATTGAGTTTAGTTATTATTGGTATCATTGCTCCTCGTTCGCAAAAGGCTTTTGCAGCTCAACAAAAATCTTTAGGTTTATTGAATAATCAAGTAGAAGAGAATTATTCAGGACACTTGGAAGTGAAGACTTTTAACCATGAAGAACAATCTTTGTCTGAATTTGAATCTGAAAATGATAAATTTTATAAATCTGCTTGGAAAGCACAGTTTTTAGCGGGAATTATGATGCCGTTAATGACCTTTGCGAATAATTTAGGTTATGTTGCAGTAGCAATTTATGGTGGTATCCAGGTTTCACATGGTAGGTTACCAATTGGTGACATTCAAGCATTTTTGCAATACACCCAGCAATTTTCTCAACCTATTACACAGTTGGCAAACTTAGCTAATACTATTCAGGCTACTGTTGCGTCAGCAGAACGAATCTTTGAAGTTTTGGATGAGCAGCAAATGGCACAAACACCAGTTGATGTTCCAGATATTTCAACTGATAAGCTCATTCAATTAGATCATGTCCAATTTGGATATGACGGACAAGATTTGTTGATGACTGATTATTCCTTGGATGTTAATCCAGGAGAAATGATTGCCATTGTTGGTCCAACTGGTGCGGGTAAAACTACAATTATTAACCTATTAGAACGTTTTTATGATATTAAGGGTGGCTCTATTCGACTGAATGGGCAAGATACACGTAATTTAACTCGCGAACAATTACGCTCGCACTTTGCGATGGTGTTACAGGATACTTGGCTATTTACGGGCACAATTTATGATAATTTAAAATATGGTCGCGAAGATGCTACTGAAGATGAAATCATTGCTGCGGCTAAGGCTGCTCACGTAGATGAATTTGTTCGCCAATTGCCACAAGGCTATAAGACCATCTTGAATGAGGAAGCTTCCAATATTTCTCAAGGTCAACGGCAACTACTAACGATAGCACGCGCTTTTGTTGCCAATCCTGAAATTTTGATTTTAGATGAAGCAACTTCTTCAGTCGATACAAGAACTGAATCTCAAATCCAGCATGCGATGGAAAGTTTATTGAAAGATCGAACTAGCTTTGTTGTTGCACATCGCTTGTCAACAATTCAAGATGCCGATAAGATTATTGTAATGAATCATGGTTCTATTGTAGAAACTGGGAATCATGAACAATTATTAGCCAAAAAAGGCTTTTATGCTGATTTATATAACTCACAATTTAGTGGTAATGTTACTATTTAG
- a CDS encoding CPBP family intramembrane glutamic endopeptidase gives MNLKPQNNNYLNIIGKILALLFLYLLQQLPPSILTITKPSSNNKLFIDLTFLSTAVILLFVMIYILKRTQNFATKSLSSKSYIWIIIAAVFNYSINLILLPLMKTTGNSNVNAQTELVKHFPVLFVIYATIIAPITEEIFFRGYLINWFFPDNLYFGAAISAIIFGLMHISSDPIYFLSKAILGFVLGLIYVKTKNIKANIILHFINNLSALFMG, from the coding sequence ATGAATTTAAAACCACAAAATAACAACTATCTTAACATAATTGGCAAAATATTGGCACTATTATTTTTATATCTGCTACAGCAGCTGCCACCAAGTATTTTAACAATAACCAAACCCTCCAGTAATAATAAATTATTTATTGATCTAACTTTTTTAAGTACAGCAGTAATTTTGCTTTTTGTTATGATTTATATCCTCAAAAGAACACAAAATTTTGCGACTAAGTCTCTTTCTTCTAAAAGCTATATTTGGATTATTATCGCTGCTGTTTTTAATTATAGTATTAATTTGATTTTACTTCCTTTAATGAAAACGACTGGCAATAGTAATGTTAATGCACAAACGGAACTTGTAAAACATTTCCCCGTTTTATTTGTTATTTATGCCACAATTATTGCTCCGATTACAGAAGAAATCTTTTTTCGAGGATATTTAATTAATTGGTTCTTTCCCGATAATTTATATTTTGGTGCAGCAATCAGTGCTATTATCTTTGGTTTAATGCATATTTCTAGTGATCCTATTTATTTCTTATCAAAAGCTATTTTAGGATTTGTTCTGGGTCTGATTTATGTGAAAACTAAAAACATCAAAGCTAATATTATTTTACATTTTATCAATAATCTTTCTGCCTTATTTATGGGTTAA
- the yjeM gene encoding glutamate/gamma-aminobutyrate family transporter YjeM, which translates to MDSQKSNKATIGVLSLVMMIFTTIYGFNNGTIAYLQMGYASIIWYVFAAIFFFLPSGLMFAEYGSTFNNAEGGIYSWLEGSVGPKFAFYGTFIWLTSWELWLVSTASRVWIPISVLFQGSDQTQTWHFAGLASTQVIGLLGVLFIIVVTFLAGYGMKWISKISSFGGIIMVILNGLFFIVSLLILVLNHFKLQQPITGVQTFIHSPNASFATTMGMLSFVVYAIFAYGGLESLGGVTDSLKNPKKTFPQGILIATIAISLLYAISILFWGISANWQHVLNNSKVNLGNVGYVLMDNLGYTLGQSLHLSTSISLTIGQWFARFVGFDNFIMYLGSYFVLIYSPLKSFILGTPRDFWPTKLTQLNRQHMPAYAMWIQAIVVAVIIVGVSFGGSSAKQFYNILTLMGNVSTSVPYLYLIAAFPFFKAKQNLERPYVFYKTQTSANIASIIGFMVVALAILFTFIEPIVQHQYFDAFWTVAGPIFFTIVAYFLYRRYEQRKIKD; encoded by the coding sequence GTGGATAGTCAAAAAAGTAATAAGGCGACAATTGGCGTTTTAAGTTTGGTAATGATGATTTTTACCACGATTTATGGTTTTAATAATGGTACTATTGCGTATTTACAAATGGGATATGCCAGCATTATTTGGTATGTTTTTGCGGCTATATTTTTCTTTTTGCCTTCAGGATTAATGTTTGCGGAATATGGCTCAACTTTTAATAATGCGGAAGGAGGAATTTATTCGTGGCTCGAGGGTTCTGTCGGTCCTAAATTTGCCTTTTATGGAACTTTTATTTGGCTGACTTCTTGGGAGCTATGGTTAGTTTCTACAGCTTCTAGAGTATGGATTCCTATTTCAGTTTTATTTCAGGGTAGTGATCAAACCCAGACTTGGCATTTTGCAGGTTTAGCTTCCACACAAGTGATTGGCTTATTAGGAGTATTATTCATTATTGTTGTTACTTTTCTGGCGGGTTACGGGATGAAATGGATTAGTAAAATTTCCTCATTCGGCGGAATTATTATGGTAATCCTGAATGGATTGTTCTTTATCGTGAGTTTACTTATTTTGGTTTTAAATCATTTTAAGTTGCAACAACCAATTACTGGTGTACAAACGTTTATTCATTCACCTAATGCTAGTTTTGCTACCACGATGGGAATGCTTTCTTTTGTGGTATATGCAATTTTTGCTTATGGTGGTTTAGAGTCATTAGGTGGAGTTACTGATTCTTTAAAAAATCCCAAAAAGACCTTTCCGCAAGGAATTTTAATTGCCACAATCGCAATTTCTTTATTATATGCTATTTCGATTTTATTTTGGGGAATTAGTGCTAACTGGCAGCATGTCTTGAATAACTCAAAAGTTAATCTAGGTAATGTCGGCTATGTGTTAATGGATAATTTAGGTTATACATTAGGCCAGTCTCTACATTTAAGTACAAGTATATCTTTAACAATTGGTCAATGGTTCGCACGCTTTGTTGGTTTTGATAATTTTATCATGTATTTGGGTTCATATTTTGTGCTGATTTATTCACCATTAAAATCATTTATTTTAGGTACGCCCCGTGATTTTTGGCCCACTAAACTCACACAACTGAATCGCCAGCATATGCCTGCGTATGCTATGTGGATTCAAGCAATTGTGGTTGCAGTTATTATTGTCGGAGTGTCTTTTGGTGGTTCTAGTGCTAAGCAGTTTTATAATATTTTAACTTTAATGGGGAATGTTTCAACTTCAGTTCCTTATCTATATTTGATTGCCGCTTTTCCCTTTTTTAAAGCTAAACAAAACTTGGAACGTCCTTATGTTTTTTATAAGACACAAACTAGTGCTAATATTGCCAGTATCATTGGCTTTATGGTAGTAGCACTAGCGATTTTATTTACTTTTATTGAACCAATTGTGCAGCATCAATACTTTGATGCTTTTTGGACAGTGGCAGGACCGATTTTCTTTACTATTGTGGCTTATTTCTTATATCGGCGTTATGAACAGCGTAAAATCAAGGATTAG